A section of the Candidatus Omnitrophota bacterium genome encodes:
- the tadA gene encoding Flp pilus assembly complex ATPase component TadA, giving the protein MAKPRLRLGELLVKEGIITKEQLMKAVDEQRKYGGSRIGEVLVQLGMVSEQDLIATLGKQLGISYVTSGTGLLRPAINQGLERLISKDFAIKNVVLPLSKNLNSLTCAIFDPLDLVLLDNLRKITGCEINSVIATKPDILKAIEEFYGKVDLLKEAVKESYIDTGQIDEADADLNEDELSLDTLIAKAEEAPVVKLVDLIIRQAIDERASDIHIEPYKERISLRYRIDGALYDIPPPAKHLHLPIISRIKILAKMDIAEKRLPQDGAFMVRSEKRAIDLRISTIPTVYGEKVVIRLLDRSQLPLELTQLGLEQKQLEIFRQAISSPHGMIFLTGPTGSGKTTTLYAALSEINSPHKNIITVEDPVEYRLDGISQVQIKPEIGLTFATALRSFLRQDPDIMMVGEVRDLETGRICVRSALTGHLVLSTLHTNDAPSAITRLVDIGVEPYLLMPALLLVVAQRLVRKLCPDCKEAYEPSGEKLGNTKLNADLIYRAKGCEKCNQIGYRGRVGVYEVMSINEEISHFALEGVETAKIREASIANGMNTLWENGLKKVEKGITSLEEIMAVVVEG; this is encoded by the coding sequence ATGGCCAAGCCCAGATTAAGATTAGGTGAACTGCTTGTAAAGGAAGGAATCATTACTAAAGAGCAGTTAATGAAAGCAGTGGATGAGCAGCGAAAGTACGGCGGCTCAAGAATTGGCGAGGTTTTAGTGCAGTTGGGCATGGTTAGTGAGCAGGACTTGATTGCTACGCTGGGCAAACAGCTGGGGATTTCCTATGTTACTTCCGGTACTGGCTTGTTGCGGCCGGCAATTAACCAGGGACTGGAAAGATTGATTTCCAAGGATTTTGCCATTAAGAATGTAGTGCTGCCTCTATCTAAAAATCTTAATTCCTTGACCTGCGCAATTTTCGATCCATTAGATTTAGTTTTATTAGATAACCTGCGTAAGATTACGGGGTGTGAAATAAATTCAGTTATTGCTACAAAGCCAGATATACTAAAAGCAATCGAGGAGTTTTATGGAAAGGTAGATCTACTTAAAGAGGCAGTAAAGGAATCCTATATAGATACAGGTCAGATTGATGAGGCAGATGCTGATTTGAATGAAGATGAGTTGAGTCTGGACACATTGATTGCCAAGGCAGAAGAGGCCCCTGTAGTAAAGTTAGTTGATTTGATAATCCGTCAGGCAATCGATGAACGCGCCTCAGACATTCATATTGAACCCTACAAAGAGAGGATAAGTTTAAGATATAGAATAGATGGAGCGCTTTATGACATTCCGCCTCCAGCTAAACATCTGCACCTTCCTATTATTTCCAGGATAAAAATTTTGGCTAAGATGGACATTGCAGAGAAACGCCTGCCACAGGACGGGGCTTTCATGGTACGCTCTGAAAAGCGCGCCATTGATTTAAGGATTTCTACTATACCTACAGTTTATGGCGAGAAGGTGGTTATTAGGCTACTTGATCGCAGTCAGCTTCCCTTGGAGCTGACACAGCTGGGCCTTGAGCAAAAACAATTAGAAATATTTCGCCAGGCTATAAGTTCGCCTCATGGAATGATTTTCCTGACTGGTCCTACAGGTAGCGGAAAAACAACGACTTTATATGCTGCCCTAAGTGAGATAAATAGCCCTCATAAAAATATTATTACTGTTGAGGATCCGGTTGAATACCGTCTTGACGGTATAAGTCAAGTCCAGATAAAGCCCGAAATCGGTCTCACATTTGCTACTGCCCTACGTTCATTTTTACGTCAGGATCCTGATATAATGATGGTGGGAGAAGTAAGGGATTTGGAGACTGGACGTATCTGTGTGCGTTCGGCATTGACAGGCCATCTTGTCCTAAGCACCCTGCATACAAACGATGCCCCTTCAGCAATTACGAGATTGGTTGATATCGGCGTAGAACCCTATCTTTTAATGCCAGCCTTGTTATTAGTTGTGGCCCAGAGGTTAGTGCGCAAATTATGCCCTGACTGCAAAGAGGCATATGAGCCGTCCGGGGAGAAGCTGGGAAATACTAAACTCAATGCTGATCTTATCTATAGGGCTAAGGGCTGCGAGAAATGTAATCAGATTGGCTATCGTGGCAGGGTTGGCGTCTATGAAGTTATGAGTATTAACGAAGAGATTTCTCATTTTGCCTTGGAAGGAGTAGAAACTGCAAAGATTAGGGAGGCATCAATAGCTAACGGCATGAATACGTTATGGGAAAATGGCCTGAAAAAAGTTGAAAAAGGCATTACAAGTCTGGAAGAGATAATGGCAGTGGTAGTTGAAGGATAA
- a CDS encoding type II secretion system F family protein → MAKFIYTTISKASKKNKAITEAKSEEALLEKLQSQGLTVISIVPYQEGTRVTKPEEAKSEAVKFRAKPVKTHRRVRLTDLVLFARQLATMLSAGVTLLRSLEVISVQLQSQKLIRTMAKVKKDVESGRNFSDSLAEYPDVFSKLWVNLIQAGEASGNLNTVLERLADYIEARAEFKSKITTAMIYPLILLVVATAAILVFTIIIIPKFTSIFQTFDIELPLITKVLIGLSNFLRHGIIFLILGVTVLIALFKNFIKTKDGKRIYDRFKLQMPLLGEFIQSVQVEGFASEISMLLESGVPILYGLEITQQSMENSLMEEAVGEIKDSVRAGQPLHTPMEESGLFSPMVSQLIAIGEEIGELPKMCKQIAIYYQNYIKTFVTRFTAMLEPLMIVFMGIIVGVMVIAMYLPIFQMSTGGSF, encoded by the coding sequence ATGGCTAAGTTTATTTACACAACAATTTCAAAGGCCAGCAAGAAAAACAAGGCCATAACTGAGGCTAAAAGCGAAGAGGCCCTGCTGGAGAAACTCCAGTCTCAAGGGCTTACTGTAATAAGCATTGTTCCTTATCAAGAAGGGACCAGGGTGACTAAACCTGAAGAGGCAAAGTCAGAAGCTGTAAAGTTTAGGGCCAAGCCAGTAAAAACTCATAGAAGAGTAAGGTTAACTGATTTAGTTTTATTCGCACGTCAATTAGCGACTATGCTTAGCGCTGGAGTAACGCTGCTTAGATCCTTGGAGGTTATATCTGTCCAGCTTCAAAGCCAAAAATTAATAAGGACGATGGCGAAAGTAAAAAAAGACGTTGAATCCGGAAGGAATTTTTCTGATTCTCTGGCAGAATATCCTGATGTTTTCTCTAAGCTCTGGGTTAATCTCATTCAGGCAGGCGAGGCAAGCGGAAATCTAAACACTGTATTAGAGCGTCTGGCAGATTATATCGAGGCACGCGCTGAGTTTAAGTCCAAGATTACCACTGCTATGATTTATCCTTTAATTCTGCTTGTAGTTGCAACCGCGGCAATTTTAGTTTTTACAATTATAATCATTCCTAAATTTACGTCTATATTTCAAACCTTTGATATAGAACTTCCCTTGATTACTAAGGTGCTAATTGGCTTGAGTAATTTTTTAAGACATGGTATAATTTTTCTGATACTTGGCGTTACGGTACTAATAGCGCTCTTTAAAAATTTTATTAAAACCAAAGACGGTAAAAGGATTTACGATAGGTTTAAATTGCAAATGCCGCTTCTTGGCGAATTTATACAATCTGTTCAGGTTGAAGGCTTTGCTTCGGAAATATCCATGCTTTTAGAAAGCGGCGTTCCTATTCTCTATGGTTTAGAGATTACTCAGCAGAGCATGGAGAATTCACTTATGGAAGAGGCCGTAGGAGAAATAAAGGATTCAGTGCGCGCGGGTCAACCACTTCATACCCCAATGGAAGAATCAGGATTGTTTTCGCCTATGGTTAGTCAGTTGATTGCAATTGGCGAGGAGATCGGAGAACTACCCAAGATGTGCAAGCAGATCGCCATTTATTATCAGAACTATATTAAGACTTTTGTTACGCGATTTACAGCAATGTTAGAGCCAT